A region of the Terriglobia bacterium genome:
TCTGGCTTACCGCGGGAGGTAAGGCAGAGAAGAAAAAAGTCTCTGGCTTACCGCGGGAGGTAAAGCAGAGAAGAAAAAAGTCTTTGGCTTACCGCGGGAGGTAAGGCAGAGAAGAAAAAAGTCTCTGGCTTACCGCGGGAGGTAAAGCAGAGAAGAAAAAAGTCTCTGGCTTACCGCGGGAGGTAAGGCAGAGAAGAAAAAAAGTCTCTGGCTTACCGCGGGAGGTAAGGCAGAGAAGAAAAAAGTCTCTGGCTTACTGCGGGAGGTAAGGCAGAGAAGAAAAAAGTCTTTGGCTTACCGTGGGAGGTAAGGCAGAAAAGAAAAAAGTCTTTGGCTTACCGTGGGAGGTAAGGCAGAGAAGAAAAAACTCTGTGGCTTACCGCACGAGGTAAGGCAGAGAAGTTAAAACTCTCTGGCTTACCAGGCGAGGTAAGTAAGAGTGCTCGTTGCGTTTACTTGTGCTGGGCGAAAAGCCAGTCTTCCAACTCCGGTTCCTGAAACACGCGGTCCCAGATTTCGTGGCCGAGGTCTTTGTATTCGGTGTAGCGGGGGGTTCCGCCGGCCAGTTTCATGGCCGCGATCATGCTGCGGGAATATTCCGGGGGGATCGTGTCATCTTTGGCTCCTTGGAACGCCCAGACCGCGGTTCCGATGGCGCGCGCGGCGAGTTTCGGATTTCCGGCGCCGCATAGCGGGACGGCGGCGGCGAACAGGCCGGGTTTCTTCGTAATGAGTCCCCAGGTGCCGATTCCTCCGTTGGACTGGCCGGCGATGTACATGCGGGCCTCGTCAATGCTGTAGGTTTTTCGCACGATATCTAATATGTCGAGCACCTGTTTCAACTCGCCGCTCAGACCTTTGCTTTCGTTGTTGTCCCAGCCGGCTTTGGATTGCGGAGCGAGGACAAAAGCGGGATGTTTCTGCTGGTTTTCAGGACGCGCCCAGAAATGGGTTCCCACTTTGTTGTCGAGCGAAATCTGTCCGATGTTGTCGGTGCCCGCGCTGCCGGCGCCATGGAGCCAGATCACGATCGGATATTTCTTCTCCGGGCTGTAGCCCTGCGGTATGAACAGGCGATACGGCATCCCGCCGTGCTTTTTGTAAGCCCCGGGAACAAATCCGTCTATGGAGTTCTGCGGTAGAAGCAACGCGGTCAACAGGAATAAAAATGCCATTTGAAGTCCAACCCGCGATTCTTTTCCTGTACGGCGTCCACGTCAAATGAAATCCTGAACTTTCCCGGTTTGCCCCGGTCCGGGGCGTTTCAAAAAAGAAAAAAGTGGATGAACGGGAGAAACGACGCCCACAAAAGGTAGGTGCCCGTCAAAAAAGTACACCGTCTATTGTGGGGTCCGAGCCAAGCCGTCGAGATAACCCTTTACATACCTACACCATAGGTATGGTTTTGCCCTTGACAAGATTCTAGTAGTTGGGTAAAACGCTTCGAGTCCCTACTGAGCTTGTTTTTGCCAGGTGCAACTTTTTAGGTACGCAGCCGAACCGGGTTAGGTTTTTCAGGACTCGGGGTTTTTTTTTGAACCAGGCTTCACAAAAATTTCGACGAGGTCAGATGTATGGCTGAAAGCACACAACACAAACTCGACCGTGTACGCCCTCCGCGGGTACAGATCACCTATGACGTAGAGGTTGGCGACGCCACCCAGAAAAAAGAACTTCCGTTCATTGTCGGCGTTCTCGCAGACCTCTCCGGGCAGCCTGCCCAGGCTCCGACGAAGGTCAAAGACCGCAAATTCGTAGAGATCGACCGCGACAACTTCAACGATGTTCTCGCTTCCATAGGTCCGCGCGCCGTATTCCGGGTCGATAACAGGCTTGCCAACGACGGCAGCAAACTCAACGTTGAGCTGAAGTTCAGCCACATTGACGATTTCAACCCCACCAGCGTCGTTAAACAGGTCGAACCGCTGCGCAAGTTGCTGGAGGCCCGCCAGCGTCTGAACGATCTATTGAGCAAGCTCGACGGCAACGACAAGCTGGACGAATTGCTTCAGGAAGTCGTCGCCAACAGCGACGGGTTGAAGGAACTGCAAGCTCAGACGGCAGGAGGTAAAGAATAATGTCCAGCGAAGCTCCGGGCTCCGCCTCCGCGGCCCAAACGACGACTCTCGACAAGATCCTGATCGACGGCAAGATGGCGCGGGATGAATCCCAGAAGGCCTATGCCAAGGATCTGATCGGCGAGTTTGTGAATCAGGTCATCGGCGAGGGAATGGTTGTCAGTCACGACACGTTCGCCAGCATCAATTCCAGAATCGCCCAGATTGATGAACTGATCAGCAAGCAGCTCAATGAAATCATGCACGCCCCCGAGTTCCAGCAGCTGGAAGCCTCGTGGCGCGGCCTGAACTTCCTGGTTTCGAAGTCCGAAACCGGCAACCGGCTGAAGCTCCGGTTGATGAACATCTCGAAGAAAGAGCTTCTGAACGATCTCGAGAAGGCGACGGAGTTCGATCAGAGCGAGCTCTTTAAAAAGATTTACGAAGAAGAGTACGGTACGTTCGGCGGCAATCCGTATGGAATGATCGTCGGCGACTACGAATTCGGCCGCCATCCGCAGGACATCGCGCTGCTCGAGAAAATCTCCAGTGTCGCGGCCGCCGCACACGCTCCGTTCATTGCCGCGGCATCGGCGAAACTGTTTGACATGGACAGCTTTACTGAACTCGGCAAGCCGCGCGACCTGGCAAAGCTGTTCGAAAGCTCCGAACTGATCAAGTGGCGCGCGTTCCGCGAGTCGGAAGACTCGCGTTATGTTTCGCTGATTCTGCCGCACGCGCTTCTGCGCCTGCCCTATGGCCCGAAGACGAAGCCGGTCGAAGAATTCGCCTTCGTCGAAGAGGTCAGCGGAAGAGATCATTCGAAGTATCTCTGGGGCAACGCAGCCTGGATCATCTCCGAGCGCATCACGAACGCGTTTTCGCAGTACAGCTGGTGCGCGGCCATCCGCGGCGTCGAAGGCGGCGGACTGGTTCAGGGACTTCCGACCCATACCTTCATGACCGATGAAGGCGATATCGCGTTGAAGTGCCCGACCGAAATCGCGATCACGGACCGTCGTGAAAAGGAACTCAACGACCTCGGTTTCATCACGCTGTGCCACTGCAAGGGAACGGACTATGCCGCGTTCTTCGGCGGCCAGACGACCAACAAGCCGAAGCTCTACGACACGCCGCAGGCCAACGCCAACGCGCTGGTTTCCTCGCAGCTGCCTTACGTTCTGGCGGCCTCCCGCTTCGCGCATTATCTGAAGGCGATCATGCGGGACAAGATCGGCAGCTTCAATACGAAGGACAATGTCTCCTCGTTCTTGAATCGGTGGATCGCCCAGTACGTTCTTTCCGATGACAACGCCATCCAGGCCATGAAAGCGCGTTTTCCTTTGCGTGAAGCGCGGGTAGACGTCTACGATGTACCCGGTAAACCTGGAGCGTATCGCGCGACTGTGTTCTTGCGGCCTCACTTCCAGCTGGAAGAGCTTACCGCTTCCATCCGCCTGGTTGCAGAATTACCGCCTCCGGCCGCCGCGTAATTGGTTCGACCGCTGGTTTGGGAGCGCTTCCTTAGACGAGGAAGCGCTCCCATCCTCACATTGGGACAGAGTACAAGGAGAATCACATGGAATACATGCTTTTGGACGTTTCTGAGATGGAGACTTACAAGGGTGAAAGCAATGTCAAAGGTTATGAGGACAAGATTGAAATTCTCTCCTATAGCTGGGCAGTGTCGAACCCGATCCAGTCGAGCCCGAGTAATACAGGCCGCACCACGGGCCGCCCGAATTTCGGGGAGCTTGTCATCACGAAGAAACTCGATTTGACGAGCCCCTTGTTCGCGTTCAGCTGCGCCGCGGCTGAGAACATCGGTACGATAAAGCTTTTCCTGCTCCGCCAGGACGCT
Encoded here:
- a CDS encoding prolyl oligopeptidase family serine peptidase, which produces MAFLFLLTALLLPQNSIDGFVPGAYKKHGGMPYRLFIPQGYSPEKKYPIVIWLHGAGSAGTDNIGQISLDNKVGTHFWARPENQQKHPAFVLAPQSKAGWDNNESKGLSGELKQVLDILDIVRKTYSIDEARMYIAGQSNGGIGTWGLITKKPGLFAAAVPLCGAGNPKLAARAIGTAVWAFQGAKDDTIPPEYSRSMIAAMKLAGGTPRYTEYKDLGHEIWDRVFQEPELEDWLFAQHK
- the tssB gene encoding type VI secretion system contractile sheath small subunit; translated protein: MAESTQHKLDRVRPPRVQITYDVEVGDATQKKELPFIVGVLADLSGQPAQAPTKVKDRKFVEIDRDNFNDVLASIGPRAVFRVDNRLANDGSKLNVELKFSHIDDFNPTSVVKQVEPLRKLLEARQRLNDLLSKLDGNDKLDELLQEVVANSDGLKELQAQTAGGKE
- the tssC gene encoding type VI secretion system contractile sheath large subunit → MSSEAPGSASAAQTTTLDKILIDGKMARDESQKAYAKDLIGEFVNQVIGEGMVVSHDTFASINSRIAQIDELISKQLNEIMHAPEFQQLEASWRGLNFLVSKSETGNRLKLRLMNISKKELLNDLEKATEFDQSELFKKIYEEEYGTFGGNPYGMIVGDYEFGRHPQDIALLEKISSVAAAAHAPFIAAASAKLFDMDSFTELGKPRDLAKLFESSELIKWRAFRESEDSRYVSLILPHALLRLPYGPKTKPVEEFAFVEEVSGRDHSKYLWGNAAWIISERITNAFSQYSWCAAIRGVEGGGLVQGLPTHTFMTDEGDIALKCPTEIAITDRREKELNDLGFITLCHCKGTDYAAFFGGQTTNKPKLYDTPQANANALVSSQLPYVLAASRFAHYLKAIMRDKIGSFNTKDNVSSFLNRWIAQYVLSDDNAIQAMKARFPLREARVDVYDVPGKPGAYRATVFLRPHFQLEELTASIRLVAELPPPAAA
- a CDS encoding type VI secretion system tube protein Hcp, with protein sequence MEYMLLDVSEMETYKGESNVKGYEDKIEILSYSWAVSNPIQSSPSNTGRTTGRPNFGELVITKKLDLTSPLFAFSCAAAENIGTIKLFLLRQDAAASGDDQRNLLYMTYILANTLVSSVTVGGSGDIPIETVTFNYSAINWEYHAQKTEIAEEANVPKGWDLATNAPADAAAGGGE